From the Pectobacterium carotovorum genome, one window contains:
- the hisA gene encoding 1-(5-phosphoribosyl)-5-[(5-phosphoribosylamino)methylideneamino]imidazole-4-carboxamide isomerase codes for MIIPALDLIDGQVVRLHQGDYGQQRQYGSDPLPRLQDYQQQGAGVLHLVDLTGAKDPSARQIPLLTTLLAGVSVPVQIGGGIRTEQDVEALLKAGASRVVIGSTAVKQPELVQQWFTRYGAEALVLALDVRIDANGTKFVAISGWQENSDATLEQVVEQYLPFGLKHVLCTDISRDGTLSGSNVELYREISQRYPQIAFQASGGIGNLEDIANLRGSGVQGVIVGRALLEGKFNVAEAISCWQNG; via the coding sequence ATGATTATTCCCGCATTAGATCTGATTGATGGACAGGTTGTCCGTCTGCATCAGGGTGATTATGGCCAACAGCGCCAGTACGGCAGCGACCCGCTTCCCCGCTTGCAGGATTACCAGCAGCAAGGGGCTGGCGTGCTGCACCTGGTGGATTTGACCGGTGCAAAAGATCCCTCTGCCCGCCAGATTCCGCTATTAACCACGCTGTTGGCTGGCGTTAGCGTACCGGTTCAGATCGGCGGCGGCATCCGCACCGAACAGGACGTGGAAGCGTTATTAAAAGCTGGTGCCAGCCGTGTCGTTATCGGCTCCACCGCCGTGAAACAACCAGAACTCGTTCAGCAATGGTTCACCCGCTACGGGGCAGAAGCGCTGGTGCTGGCGCTAGACGTGCGTATCGACGCCAACGGCACGAAGTTCGTCGCTATCAGCGGCTGGCAGGAAAATTCTGACGCCACGCTTGAGCAGGTCGTCGAACAATATCTGCCGTTCGGTCTGAAGCACGTGCTGTGTACCGACATTTCCCGTGACGGTACGCTGAGCGGTTCCAACGTCGAGCTCTATCGTGAAATCAGCCAGCGCTATCCGCAGATCGCCTTTCAGGCATCCGGCGGCATCGGCAACCTGGAAGATATCGCCAATTTGCGCGGTAGCGGTGTGCAGGGCGTTATCGTTGGTCGTGCGCTGTTGGAAGGTAAATTTAACGTCGCGGAGGCTATTTCATGCTGGCAAAACGGATAA
- the hisH gene encoding imidazole glycerol phosphate synthase subunit HisH, translated as MKVVILDTGCANLSSVTYAVQRLGYTPVVSREAEIVLQADKLFLPGVGTAQAAMNQLEERELIALIKACTQPVLGICLGMQLLGTHSDENGGIPTLGIVDSPVQKMVDHGLPLPHMGWNQVIPKAGHRLFRDIDDGAYFYFVHSYAMPVCENTIAQANYGEAFTAALEKDNFFGVQFHPERSGAAGAQLLKNFLEM; from the coding sequence ATGAAGGTCGTCATTCTTGATACCGGCTGCGCCAACCTCTCTTCGGTAACCTATGCCGTTCAGCGATTGGGGTATACCCCCGTAGTCAGTCGCGAGGCCGAGATAGTCCTGCAGGCAGATAAGCTGTTTCTGCCGGGCGTTGGCACCGCGCAGGCGGCGATGAATCAACTGGAAGAGCGTGAACTGATCGCGCTGATTAAAGCCTGTACTCAACCGGTTCTCGGTATTTGCCTCGGCATGCAGTTACTGGGCACACACAGCGACGAAAATGGCGGTATCCCCACGCTGGGGATTGTCGATTCGCCAGTGCAAAAGATGGTTGACCACGGCTTGCCGCTGCCGCACATGGGCTGGAATCAGGTCATTCCGAAGGCCGGACATCGTTTGTTCCGCGATATAGATGACGGCGCCTATTTCTATTTCGTTCACAGCTACGCCATGCCGGTCTGCGAAAACACGATTGCACAAGCCAACTATGGTGAAGCGTTCACCGCCGCGCTGGAAAAAGATAATTTCTTTGGCGTGCAGTTCCACCCTGAGCGTTCTGGTGCTGCGGGCGCGCAGCTGCTGAAAAACTTTCTGGAGATGTAG